A stretch of the Acyrthosiphon pisum isolate AL4f chromosome A2, pea_aphid_22Mar2018_4r6ur, whole genome shotgun sequence genome encodes the following:
- the LOC107882135 gene encoding slowpoke-binding protein isoform X2, which yields MTVQVALPGRRIDQPVGIDLVVSYYTVMTVALVSGFGLLGFLAYWIRKACSNGSRYQYTALEPDSMGQERMELERKARQHAQNACKHYLRFCPRYALLQHLNDIGSRVDKHWFVVRDGSVKTERLLTLVPKNPKSVLECTPDTRRTILDLFLTLQHPYIYPVLDVEFVEGATDPETTFITLVLPFNSKGSLKDLIYKSCWHDDWSDKYGQRSEGLPLSQIQRLGRQILEALLFLKERKFPHDCNLHSGNVILQNGVARITGLENSLLGFTSRIQPIVMSGNFILDDFSAIDVICFGHVLFEMAAGYELLTPEPSEINLRDIAHYPQVVEIMDYVFKNPMGQVPTIEQLVMTEFFRNIDLREMRATSWPLLQAKMTASSSQLLETVRNRNSSKSGSTPNNHDVTETSTKENLQIRKLSMRSKSCDDEKYSHATERKSNFVGDKECIEHRGLSLYHRQQSLDFQFLG from the exons GTAATGACTGTGGCACTTGTCAGTGGATTCGGCCTTCTGGGTTTTTTAGCTTATTGGATTAGAAAAGCTTGCTC AAATGGCAGCCGGTATCAGTACACGGCATTGGAACCAGATTCAATGGGACAGGAACGGATGGAACTGGAACGTAAAGCTAGACAACACGCTCAAAATGCATGTAAGCACTACTTGAGGTTCTGTCCACGATACGCTCTTCTACAACACCTCAACGACATTGGATCGAG GGTGGACAAACATTGGTTTGTAGTACGCGACGGGTCTGTCAAAACCGAACGCCTATTAACACTTGTGCCCAAGAATCCCAAAAGCGTTCTTGAGTGCACACCAGATACCAGACGTACTATACTAGATCTTTTTCTTACACTACAACATCCGTATATATATCCTGTATTGGACGTAGAGTTTGTTGAAGGAGCAACCGATCCAGAAACAACATTTATTACATTAGTGTTACCTTTTAACAGTAAGGGAAGTCTTAAAGATCTTATCTAtaag agttGTTGGCATGATGATTGGAGCGATAAGTACGGACAGCGCAGTGAAGGTTTGCCATTGTCGCAGATACAAAGACTTGGCCGTCAGATTCTAGAAGCACTATTATTTCTTAAGGAAAGAAAGTTTCCACATGATTGTAATTTACATTCCGGCAATGTAATTCTTCAGAATGGTGTGGccag GATCACAGGCCTAGAAAATTCTCTACTTGGTTTTACATCAAGAATTCAACCCATTGTTATGAGTGGTAATTTCATATTAGATGATTTCTCAGCAATTGATGTTATTTGTTTCG gtCATGTTCTATTTGAAATGGCAGCTGGATATGAATTGCTTACTCCAGAACCCagtgaaattaatttaagagATATTGCTCACTATCctcaa gttGTTGAAATAATGGACTATGTGTTTAAAAATCCTATGGGTCAAGTGCCTACAATTGAACAGTTAGTCATGACTGAATTCTTTAGAAATATTGATCTCAGAGAAATGCGTGCTACATCTTGGCCT CTATTACAAGCCAAAATGACAGCTTCTTCATCACAGTTATTGGAAACTGTTAGAAACAGAAATAGTAGCAAGAGTGGctc GACTCCAAATAATCATGATGTAACAGAGACGAGCACTAAGGAAAACCTACAAATCAGAAAACTATCaat GAGAAGTAAAAGTTGTGATGATGAAAAGTATTCTCATGCAACTgaaagaaaatcaaattttgttgGTGACAAAGAATGcata GAACATCGTGGCTTATCATTGTATCACCGACAACAGTCACTAGACTTCCAGTTTTTGGGATAA
- the Scnm1 gene encoding sodium channel modifier 1 isoform X1, giving the protein MSFKRVCDGSGSDLLKSLESQRIRELLGIQIPDGEAKLLSNGKLTCMICIQRPIFDTINVLSIHRKGKKHLNELSKYLERKEELELIKIKQQQKKYIQSFGASKLYTSSTERKTKLELPEDDSDNFKESSIVSRYVSSMKKKPSLQDVINRARKIPYQRPVCNSHTPVSKNTSDIIQSIQTSSNKEIEIGWIINSDGSWSKDPQAEFDSDDDW; this is encoded by the exons atgtcATTTAAACGTGTATGTGATGGATCAGGCAGCGATTTACTCAAAAGTCTTGAG TCACAAAGAATCAGAGAATTACTTGGCATTCAAATACCAGATGGTGAAGCTAAATTGTTGTCCAATGGAAAGTTGACTTGTATGATTTGTATTCAAAGACCAATTTTTGATACGATTAATGTGCTCTCAATTCACAGAaaaggaaaaaaacatttaaacg AACTTAGTAAATATTTGGAAAGAAAGGAAGAGTTAGAGTTAATAAAGATTAAACAACAACAGAAAAAATACATTCAGTCATTTGGTGcttcaaaattgtatactagTTCCACAGAAcgtaaaacaaaattagaaCTGCCAGAAGatg attcagataattttaaagaatCTTCTATTGTTTCACGCTATGTAtcttcaatgaaaaaaaaaccatctttACAAGATGTTATAAACCGTGCAAGAAAAATTCCTTATCAGCGACCGGTCTGTAATTCACATACCCCAGTTTCCAAAAATACCTCAGATATCATTCAATCAATACAGACTTCCAGCAATAAAGAAATTGA AATTGGTTGGATAATTAATTCTGATGGATCATGGTCTAAGGATCCACAAGCTGAATTTGATTCTGATGATGACTGGTAA
- the Scnm1 gene encoding sodium channel modifier 1 (The RefSeq protein has 1 substitution compared to this genomic sequence) produces the protein MSFKRVCDGSGSDLLKSLESQRIRELLGIQIPDGEAKLLSNGKLTCMICIQRPIFDTINVLSIHRKGKKHLNELSKYLERKEELELIKIKQQQKKYIQSFGASKLYTSSTERKTKLELPEDDSDNFKESSIVSRYVSSMKKKPSLQDVINRARKIPYQRPVCNSHTPVSKNTSDIIQSIQTSSNKEIEIGWIINFDGSWSKDPQAEFDSDDD, from the exons atgtcATTTAAACGTGTATGTGATGGATCAGGCAGCGATTTACTCAAAAGTCTTGAG TCACAAAGAATCAGAGAATTACTTGGCATTCAAATACCAGATGGTGAAGCTAAATTGTTGTCCAATGGAAAGTTGACTTGTATGATTTGTATTCAAAGACCAATTTTTGATACGATTAATGTGCTCTCAATTCACAGAaaaggaaaaaaacatttaaacg AACTTAGTAAATATTTGGAAAGAAAGGAAGAGTTAGAGTTAATAAAGATTAAACAACAACAGAAAAAATACATTCAGTCATTTGGTGcttcaaaattgtatactagTTCCACAGAAcgtaaaacaaaattagaaCTGCCAGAAGatg attcagataattttaaagaatCTTCTATTGTTTCACGCTATGTAtcttcaatgaaaaaaaaaccatctttACAAGATGTTATAAACCGTGCAAGAAAAATTCCTTATCAGCGACCGGTCTGTAATTCACATACCCCAGTTTCCAAAAATACCTCAGATATCATTCAATCAATACAGACTTCCAGCAATAAAGAAATTGA AATTGGTTGGATAATTAATTCTGATGGATCATGGTCTAAGGATCCACAAGCTGAATTTGATTCTGATGATGACTG a
- the LOC107882135 gene encoding slowpoke-binding protein isoform X1: MSTTSKTEPVLIFTKTERVTARTYDITATAQRKMPWPNSSSNNNITRTIISVLPHSPRSENCVDINPSSLDLGSGRPVHRVNGRVASRKPDRSVVRSRTVCPFRFRLAWWSRPEPPKHFEELCDNCKFDRGQKNGSRYQYTALEPDSMGQERMELERKARQHAQNACKHYLRFCPRYALLQHLNDIGSRVDKHWFVVRDGSVKTERLLTLVPKNPKSVLECTPDTRRTILDLFLTLQHPYIYPVLDVEFVEGATDPETTFITLVLPFNSKGSLKDLIYKSCWHDDWSDKYGQRSEGLPLSQIQRLGRQILEALLFLKERKFPHDCNLHSGNVILQNGVARITGLENSLLGFTSRIQPIVMSGNFILDDFSAIDVICFGHVLFEMAAGYELLTPEPSEINLRDIAHYPQVVEIMDYVFKNPMGQVPTIEQLVMTEFFRNIDLREMRATSWPLLQAKMTASSSQLLETVRNRNSSKSGSTPNNHDVTETSTKENLQIRKLSMRSKSCDDEKYSHATERKSNFVGDKECIEHRGLSLYHRQQSLDFQFLG, encoded by the exons atgTCGACGACCAGTAAAACAGAGccagttttaatatttacaaaaaccgAACGGGTCACAGCACGCACTTATGATATTACAGCAACAGCGCAACGCAAAATGCCTTGGCCaaacagcagcagcaacaacaacatcACTCGTACGATCATATCCGTGTTGCCACATTCACCCCGATCGGAAAATTGTGTCGATATCAACCCGTCGTCGTTGGACTTGGGTTCCGGGCGACCCGTTCACAGGGTGAACGGACGCGTCGCGTCCCGAAAGCCAGACCGCAGTGTCGTCAGATCGAGGACCGTGTGTCCGTTTAGGTTCCGACTCGCGTGGTGGTCCAGGCCCGAACCTCCCAAACATTTCGAAGAGTTGTGTGACAACTGTAAATTCGATCGCGGACAAAA AAATGGCAGCCGGTATCAGTACACGGCATTGGAACCAGATTCAATGGGACAGGAACGGATGGAACTGGAACGTAAAGCTAGACAACACGCTCAAAATGCATGTAAGCACTACTTGAGGTTCTGTCCACGATACGCTCTTCTACAACACCTCAACGACATTGGATCGAG GGTGGACAAACATTGGTTTGTAGTACGCGACGGGTCTGTCAAAACCGAACGCCTATTAACACTTGTGCCCAAGAATCCCAAAAGCGTTCTTGAGTGCACACCAGATACCAGACGTACTATACTAGATCTTTTTCTTACACTACAACATCCGTATATATATCCTGTATTGGACGTAGAGTTTGTTGAAGGAGCAACCGATCCAGAAACAACATTTATTACATTAGTGTTACCTTTTAACAGTAAGGGAAGTCTTAAAGATCTTATCTAtaag agttGTTGGCATGATGATTGGAGCGATAAGTACGGACAGCGCAGTGAAGGTTTGCCATTGTCGCAGATACAAAGACTTGGCCGTCAGATTCTAGAAGCACTATTATTTCTTAAGGAAAGAAAGTTTCCACATGATTGTAATTTACATTCCGGCAATGTAATTCTTCAGAATGGTGTGGccag GATCACAGGCCTAGAAAATTCTCTACTTGGTTTTACATCAAGAATTCAACCCATTGTTATGAGTGGTAATTTCATATTAGATGATTTCTCAGCAATTGATGTTATTTGTTTCG gtCATGTTCTATTTGAAATGGCAGCTGGATATGAATTGCTTACTCCAGAACCCagtgaaattaatttaagagATATTGCTCACTATCctcaa gttGTTGAAATAATGGACTATGTGTTTAAAAATCCTATGGGTCAAGTGCCTACAATTGAACAGTTAGTCATGACTGAATTCTTTAGAAATATTGATCTCAGAGAAATGCGTGCTACATCTTGGCCT CTATTACAAGCCAAAATGACAGCTTCTTCATCACAGTTATTGGAAACTGTTAGAAACAGAAATAGTAGCAAGAGTGGctc GACTCCAAATAATCATGATGTAACAGAGACGAGCACTAAGGAAAACCTACAAATCAGAAAACTATCaat GAGAAGTAAAAGTTGTGATGATGAAAAGTATTCTCATGCAACTgaaagaaaatcaaattttgttgGTGACAAAGAATGcata GAACATCGTGGCTTATCATTGTATCACCGACAACAGTCACTAGACTTCCAGTTTTTGGGATAA